The following proteins are co-located in the Acidobacteriota bacterium genome:
- the rho gene encoding transcription termination factor Rho (An RNA-DNA helicase that actively releases nascent mRNAs from paused transcription complexes) — LLLSKDELNRMWVLRKVLNQLSPTEAMELLLGKLGKTATNADFLASMSGN; from the coding sequence AGCTGCTGCTGAGTAAGGACGAGCTGAATCGCATGTGGGTGCTGCGCAAAGTGCTGAACCAATTGTCGCCGACCGAAGCAATGGAGTTGCTCCTCGGCAAGCTCGGCAAGACCGCCACCAACGCCGACTTCCTCGCCTCCATGAGCGGCAATTAA